In Spea bombifrons isolate aSpeBom1 chromosome 5, aSpeBom1.2.pri, whole genome shotgun sequence, the sequence TCACGAAGAACACTGAACATAGTTTCCACCGACATCATAGCTGCATCcaaaaaaacgcaaaaaaaaaaacacaaaaaaaagtctaatttgAATAGCTGTAATTTTAGGGGAGCCTATACCTTCTtacaaaataaagtgttttatcCTCATCACGGCGCCACCTACTGGCAATACACGTCAAACacatggtaaatatatataaaccgtATATACCATGTGTATGACATGTGGATTGCCAGTAGGTGGTGCTGTgataagaataaatatatataccggtatatttctTCAGTATTTCTATGATATGCAAACAAGCGACAAAACTTATAGAGtacagcaagcaaaataaaatcacCTATACCAATAATATGTCTAAGAACATTACTGCTTTAAATTCTATACAGGCAGCTAAGGTACAGTTAGCATGTCTGGGACCTACATAATGTTATTCTATATATGCTACCTTCTTGATTTTCAATTGTCTTCTTTCGGGAACAATCACGTCCACTATCTTCTGAGAACACGTCAGAAAAACtaaattctttatcttcattCCACCAGCCTTGGTTCTTTGCGTGACTGCGGAGCTCTGGGTGTTCCAGATCAATTTGTGTCTTTATAGAGAAATGATCGCAAATGCATTTCACTCCGTCTATGTCAAAAAAAGGAGAACAAAAGAAGGTGGAGGCATGCACTTTGGTGAATCGTTATTCTAACATCAGTTTttggtaaagaaaaataataaactctGATCTCAAGATTAGCTTAAGAAAGTTCTGCAGTTACTAAAAGTATTCTggggcctttatcactcccatcacgtcCGTGCTCCAAGGGCACAtttgtgttcactaatccaagtttaagtttaaatggCTAATTGATCATTCGAAAACCTGTGGTTACATACATTAGCTACCATATTTGGTATATTTGTTGCTGTGTAAAAGTATTTGAGAATTTATAGGTGCTGGaaggaaataccgtatttgctcgattataagatgagttttatttcagagcaaatgctctgaaaaatacccctcgtcttataatcggagtcgtcttataatcagacctcaaataggtctgactatgagacgactaagatccagatccccgcagctgcaggggacctggatcctcctgtatcccccccacttaccggtgcttctgagtcccaggtgtgcagccggggcagtgtggctagcagcgggggttgtctgcgtccatcgcgcagaccttccccggctgtcagagatcagagttccctgcaccggtgcggcaccggcgCGGgcaattctctctgacagtctgacaggggagtgttaaatggggggcataaggcatttctgtaggcagagtgttctatgaaatgccttaaacctccctatgtgcaactctgccccataatatgccttttaacccccttaatgccagagtggcatataggggtataaggcatttctggggcagatgtgcataactggggggcaggttggaaaatagaaggaaataaaaccaaaatatttttctcaatcatagcttttattaaaaaaaatagtttacatgaattaacatttactggtaaaacttttttcctatagggtcgtcttatattcaggctttttctttttttcctaaattaatattcagatttggggggtcgtcttataatcgagcaaatacggtattaaggGCTAAGTTTCTCCTTTGTAAAAGCACCAAACATTGGTACACTTGCTGGCACCAACTATTATTTCTGGGTTTTTGTTTTCAGAACTTGGGCCTTCTCTAAGCCTCCAAGAACCATTCACGGTTGGGTCTTTAGTAGATGCAATTCAGTAATAGCTGTAAGTTTAACATTTAGTGAACCTCTCATGAGTTTGAGTTTTGCCGAGTAAGGCGTGTGGATGTAGTgtgtaaacaaacaaataatattaaaagataTGATACCGGTAGTACAGTCATTATAGGTGTGGAACATCCCTGTCATATATTAAATTAAGCGATCAAGGAAAAGGCTTAGGtattctgaacaaaaaaaaagaattgtctgGGGAATTGTCTGGGTCTGGGGCCATAGATCTCAAATGGCTGTTTCATAATTAGTGACaatttatgtttctatgatgaTTTATGTCATTTATTAGTCAAAGTAGACAGTTTAAAATATCATATGTCAGAAATTATTgtggacaaaaaaaagattacacTTACCTACTTCATGGCCAAAGCTAAGTCTTGTAGTTTTACTAGTAAGCAGAAGAATAGAAATATCTAGCCTACCTGGCTACTAACTCAAAGTGGAACttgtggtgtatatatatatatatatatatatatatatatatatattatgcttaATGTCCTTGAAGGAGTAGGAAAGAATTTCTCCATATGACTAGATTTtcaggcttttattttttacgaAAAGCTTGGCTTTGGTTTTTCGTTACTTTTGttccatctgttttttttttattattatattctagttaattttttttttcaatgccaAGTGTTCATTTTTGGTTCAGTGTTAAGCCACTTTCCACAGATATATTTCATTTGGTGGAAAATACCAAACAATAACGTTAAACCCACTGTACTAAATAGAAAGACAACATAAGAGGTTTTGCATGACGCATTTCCACGCCACCTTTTACCTGCCTATACACAATACCTATCTACAATCTAGCTTTATAATATGTTTCTTCTATTCTTAGAGGCATTGTGAGTTGGTCAACTTGTTTTGCCGACATAAAGCATAGATACTATATAGAATTCAGCGTCCCTCAAAATATTAGGAATCCCACTAATAAATATATGGAAATGTGGGCATGAGTGAAAAAGGCAAAAGAGCATTTTAATCCACAATTCACAAATATTGTTAGCTCTTTGGTTCAcatgtaaaaacattaaaaatgtgcattttttgcaatcccacatttttttttgaaaccctTAGCTTGAAACATTAGTATTTAAAGCAGACAGCCCTCTAAAATCCATTAACAACAACCACCCCAATTTTCCAGTAGACCAcggtgggagttgtagtcaaaTAGCAAATGGACCTTGAGATTCATCAACTCTTTCACCACCCCGAAGAACTCATTGTGTCTTTGGCTGTAGTATATAAATCAGTGAAAAATGAACCTGTTATTCTTTCAGCTGCCCAGAATTTCCCCGCTGTCTCCAACACCCAGGCTTCCACTCGGTCCACAATAAGGAACGCACTGTGGAATGTCTGGGATATGCCATCTCCTTCAAAATAATTTCCACCTTGTCCATGTTCCTCCAGTAGGGACACTATTATGTCTACAGACTCTTTGGCGGTTTTTCCTCGTTCTAAACCAAGCCTGAAATAGGAGAGATAATGTAATGATTTTAGTCCACTGACATCCCAGTTTATAGAAGGTTTATGAACATCCAATTAGcagacattttatatatttaatgaaaatttaAAACTGAGATCTTAATATGTTTTCAATCAAAGCATGAattgacaggagagttgtgaCTTCAGCTAACTGACTTCAATATCCATCAATAGACATTCACTAAAAAGTCTAGCTCCATCGAACATATATTCATTGAGATAAAATTAAGGACAAAAGAAATAACTTAATTATTGCAGCCTTCCTGCAACGCCACTTCTCATGGGGCTGGTTGAGATCGCTAATCTCCCTAACTGGCCCATTAACAAGGGCTGTGCTTGGACAGTCCTTCATGGTTTCCACTCCTTTAAATGTTTGGCGCTGGGATATGCCGCTATATCCAGACGCCCCAAGAAGTAAAGACGGGGCACGGACAGGGCAgcgccagggccggactgggactgaaaagcagccctggaaaaatttggagaccagccccatatagtttatctcacggtgaagctcttatacccacacgcaccccttatacacacccgagtcacactatgtgccattctttttatctcattatttgtattaaaatgccagaaagcaaaagtgttaaaaggccctaataaatgaaatacattacacataatgggatcaaaacatttactactgcgaacatttttagatgaaagagttccattttattcagtggaacaaaacactgatcacattattcttcacgatattctggtaagaaacttttatttctttattaattcatgtagactatttttttccatatttaataaaagctatgattgagacatgtagggggttaaaaggcatatcatgggacagagtggcatttagtgggtataaggcattcatggaggcagagtggcatgaagggggttaaaaggcatatcatggggcactctgcctccagaaaagccttatgccccctatatgccactctgcctccctgatatgctttataccctcctatatgccactctgccccataatatgcctttttatcccctatatgccactctgcctccagaaatgccttttactccctatgtcactctgcctccagaaatgccttataccccccatatgccactctgcctccctgatatgcctcaaccctcctatatgcccctctgccccgtgatatgccttttaaccccctttttgccactccacctccagatatgccttttgaccccctatatgtcactctgcatccagaaatgccttataccctatatgccactctgtcccatgatatgccttctaacctcctatatgccactctgccatatagggggttaaaaggcatatcatgggacagagtggcatataggggggtataaggcattttggaggcagagtggcataaagggggttaaaaggcatatcatggggcactctgcctacagaaaagccttatgccccctatatgcccctctgcctccccaatatgctttataccctcctatatgcccctctgccccatgacatcccttttaactccctttatgccactctgcctccagatatgccgttgaccccctatatgtcactctgcatccagaaatgccttatacccctatatgccactctggcatatagggggttaaaaggcatatcatgggacagagtggcatataggggggtataaggcatttctggaggcagagtggcataaagggggtgaaaaggcatatcatggggcactctgcctccagaaaagccttataccccccttatatgccactctgcctccctgatatgcctcaaccctcctatatgccactctgtcccatgatatgccttctaaccccctatatgccactctgccatataggaggttaaaaggcatatcatgggacatttttgtttactttatatggcaagccgatccagcttgccatattaaataaaaaataatatatgccactctgtcccatgatatgccttctaaccccctatatgccactctgccatatagggggttaaaaggcatatcatgggacagagtggcatatagggggtataaggcatttctggaggcagagtggcatgaagggggttaaaaggcatatcatggggcactctgcctccagaaaagccttatgccccctatatgccactctgcctccccgatatgctttataccctcctatatgctcctctgccccatgatataccttttaaccccctttatgccactctgcctccagatatgccttttgaccccctatgtcactctgcatccagaaatgccttatacccctatatgcaactctggcatataggggggttaaaaggcatatcatgggacagagtggcatataggggggtataaggcatttctggaggcagagtggcatatagggggggacacttacatacacacacatgctgattttttttgttcttaacaaatacaaaaaacatacagtacaaaaaatacattattttactcaccttctacttctcttgacttcttggcagctgcacactgttctcctctatgctgacagccaggatgccactgacctgacatccggtgctgcagcagtctgagcgcgagggggcggagcttccacctcacgctgctcccatcactatgcagccatcaggctgctgggaatgtaatctaaacggccggtgcgtgctgatgcccccggccggagctactttaacactttttttttatttatatggtaagctggatcggctcgccatataaagtaaaaaaaaaagtattaaagcagaggcggccggcggcatcagcacgcatcggctgttcagattacattcccagcaatctgatggccgcatagtgatgggagcagcgtgaggggtgaaaggtcagtgcgagggggcggagctttcacccctcacactgctcccatcactagacggccatcgcacacggctgctgggtgctgatgccggccggccgcatcagcacccagcggccgctttgattagatttcgggcagcctggggggcagctcagcggctgtcttcatggccgcccagcccccggaccttccggcccaccgggaaatttcccggtatcccggtgggccagtccggccctgggcaGCGCCAAAGGAAAAGACTGTCCAGCGCACACAGGTACCAAGTCTTGAAGCTTATGACATTACAATCAGTCTTTCATTCAAATAATGAAATCATATGACTATTATTATAATCACTCACCTGACAAGATCCATCCCTAGTAGTAACTTGCTATCGGATGCTTCCTGTTTCGTGGTGACCGCCACGTTCCCAATGCAAACTCCATGTTCGTTGGCTCCCATCTCTCCTCCCCACATCCAGACTGGTTTAGTAAGTAGAACAGCATGAGTCCTCTGGACTTGGTCAACTTCAAGGTATGTGCACTacaaatatcaataataacaataaagcgCTAACAAAAGTGAATAAGTACAGGAAGCAGTGAACCATGACCAACTACCATTCCTTCTCATCAGTGTGGAGAAATGATGCTCACTAGAGCTGTTTGTTTAGCGCACCTGGCTATTAAGTTAAGATTTTCCACTAGACAGGCTAAGTGTTGGTCTAGGGTGCTATGTTTTAGGGCTGGCGTCTGTggcaaaagggtaaaaaaaCTAACAGTAGCCCTGCCCATGCTACCTTGGTATCATGGTAAAGTAAATGAATTGATCTTTTGTGTAATTGTTCATTTCATCGGGTAATGACTTTTGAGACTGGCTGAGCTTCATGGGAATTGAAGTCCCCACCAATGGCATGGCACTTGGCAGATGTTACCCGTCCCTGTATCTGTTGTTGGGttcatgatgtcataaagaGTCACCGGTAGTTTCCCTTATTCTATACATTTGTTTGCAAATTCATAGAATACAGTCCATTGAGTATGCTTTCCATACTGGtctgtgagcctaacttccgttgctgggaaagtatttgaagggctgtttagggataatattcaagaattccttgggaagaatagtattattagcataaatcagcatggttttatgaaacataggtcatgtcaacctaatttaattgcattctacgaagaagtaagtagaagtgtagatcagggtgttgcagtggatgtaatctacttggattttgccaaggcgtttgacacggttccacacaataggttagtattcaaactgaaagaaattggcctagatgcaaattcttgttcttgggtagaacattggcttagaggtagagaacagagagttgttataaatggtaaattttcaagctggtcaaaagtggtaagtggtgtccctcagggttctgttctgggaccaattttattcaacatatttataaatgacctggcaggaggcattgTAAGTCatctttctgtgtttgcagatgacacaaaactaggtaaagttatacagggcgagcaggatattacagtgatgcagagggatctagatagactgggggactgggcactcaaatggcagatgaaattcaatgtagacaaatgtaaagttatgcacttcggggtagcgaatgcacaagcaacctacaccctaaacggtagtgaattaggggtaatgacaaatgagaaggatttgggaattgttatagacaacaaactcggcaacaatgtgcagtgtcagtctgcggttgctaaggccagtaaggtattgtcgtgtataaaaaggggcatcaagtcgcggaataaagatataattttgcctctgtataaatcaatggtaaggccgcaccttgagtatgctgtacaattttgggcaccttttctaaagaaggatatcatagcactagaaagggtgcagaggcgggctacaaaattaataaaaggaatggagcactttagttatgaagaaaggttaacagatttaaatctgtttagtttagaaaaacgtcgcctcagaggggatatgataacattatataaatatattcagggccaatacaaaccattgtgtggaaatctgttcataaacaggactatgcataggacacgtggtcatgcatttagactggaagaaaggagatttagactaaagcagaggaaagggttttttacagtaaggacaataaggatgtggaattctctgcctgcagaggtagttttatcagagtctgtacagacgtttaaactgcaactggatggatacctggaaaaacataatgttcggggatataatctttaattatggggaaacagcttattgatccaaggagaaatctgactgccattttggggtcaagaaggaatttttttccctggttagtgcaaaattggaaagagcgaagccggggttttttgccttcttttggatcaaacagcaacaaattaacagatataggaaaggctgaacttgatggacgcatgtcttttttcagcctatgtaactatgtaactatgtaactatacattaaacaCTATAGCGTGTatcctttttttgtagtttaagcTGAAAGTGCAAACAAGTTAATTGGAAGAAAACATCGGTTTGAATAGCTGTgagcatgggcgtaggaacccctaaaaatctgggggggatagcatttttactggtagggtatattcttgttcagtaaactgggaattgttcatggcaaattttatataaatgtatgtgtgtgtgtatgtacaatttccgcacaaaaaaaggggacatactaaaacgaatgacaaaatggaatgcccatagactttaatggggaggaatgcccatagactataatggggaggaatgcccatagactttaatggaagggaaaagaatcattgattttgaaataaaagcttaagaaatagcatttagatctttggcacacatactcccctagcacacacatgtgatctaaaactcagattacgttggattatagctgttttctatggaatgacaggtgaatgacagtattgagggaatgcccataggatataatgggagaaaaatcaaaccttttttttcagacaaaaccctgtgaaaaatcatatagatctttggcacatatactcctctagtacagataaatgatctaaaactcatattaagtgggattatagctgttttctatggaatgacaggtgaatgacagtattgatggaatgcccataggatataataggagaaaaatcaaacctgtttttcagacaaaaccctctaaactatcatatagatctctggcacatatactctcctagtacagataaatgatctaaaactcatattatgtgggattatagctgttttctatggaatgacaggttaatgacggtattgatggaatgcccataggatataatgggagaaaaatcaaacctgtttttcagacaaaaccctctgaaatatcatatagatatttggcacacatactcctctagtacaggtataggttctaaacctcatattaagtggaattatagctgtgttctatggaatgacaggtgaatggcagtattgatggaatgcccataggatataatgggagaaaaatcaaacctgtttttcagacaaaaccctctgaaatatcatatagatctttggcacatatactcccttagtacagagacaggatctaaaactcatattatttgggattatagctgttttctatggaatgacaggagaatgacagttttgagggaatgcccataggatataatgggagaaaaattaaacttgtatttttagagaaaaccctctgacatatcatatagatctttgtcatgtatactcccctagtacagttataggttccaagcctcatattaagtggaattatagctgtgttctatggaatgacaggtgaatggcagtattgatggaatacccataggatataatgggaaaaaatcaaacttgttttttagagaaaaccctctgacatatcatatagatctttgtcatgtatactcccctagtacagttataagttccaaacctcatattaagtggaattatagctgtgttctatggaatgacaggtgaatgacagtattgatggaatgcccataggatataatgggagaaaaatcaaacctttttttcagacaaaaccctctgaaaaatcatatagatctttggcacatataccctcctagtacagatacatgatctaaaactcatattaagtgggtttatatctgttttctatggaatgacaggtgaatgacagtattgatggaatgcccataggatatgatgggagaaaaatcaaacttgtttttcagacaaaaccctctgaaatatcatatagatctttggcacatatactcctctagtacagagacaggatctaaaactcatattatgtgggattatagctgttttctatggaatgacaggtgaatgacagttttgagtgaatgcccataggatataatgggataaaaattaaacttgttttttagagaaaaccctctgacatataatttagatctttgtcatgtatactcctctagtacagttataggttccaaacctcatattaagtggaattatagctgttttctatggaatgacaggtgaatgacagtattgatggaatgcccataggatataatgggagaaaaatcaaacctgtttttaagacaaaaccctctgaaatatcatatagatctttggcacacatactcctctagtacagagacaggatctaaaactcatattatgtgggattatagctgtgttctatggaatgacaggtgaatggcagtattgatggaatgcccataggatataatgggagaaaaatgaaacttgttttttagagaaaaccctctgacatatcatatagatctttgtcatgtatactcccctagtacagagacaggatctaaaactcatattatgtggaattatagctgtgttctatgtaatgacaggtgaatgacggtattgatggaatgcccataggatataatgggagaaaaatcaaacttgttttttagagaaaaccctatgacatatcatatagatctttgttatgtatactcccctagtacagttataagttccaaacctcatattaagtggaattatagctgttttctatggaatgacaggtgaatgacagtattgatggaatgcccataggatataatgggagaaaaatcaaacctgtttttcagacaaaaccctctgaaatatcatatagatctttggcataTAGAtcttagatcctgtctctgtactagaggagtatatgtgccaaagatctatatgatatttcagagggttttgtctgaaaaacaggtttgatttttctcccattatatcctatgggcattccatcaatactgtcattcccctgtcattccatagaaaacagctataatccaacGTAATCTGAGTTTAAGATCACATGTGTGtgctaggggagtatgtgtgccaaagatctaaatgctatttcttaagcttttatttcaaaatcaatgattcttttcccttccattaaAGTCAATGGGCATTCCtgtccattatagtctatgggcattcctccccattaaagtctatgggcattccattttgtcattcgttttagtatgtccccaaaaaaagtatcatgttcagttttcacagacaagctctttattaaacaaacaggtcaaagaaaattaaccaaaagtttggcctatatttcagttatttcacttagaacaaccggtaataatactttaagtaatgcacaattgccaacattttcacaaaagatcctacagaaatgcaatgatgcaattaaccctttccgcatttgtggtctgggagcagacaacacttaaatgctcttatagaaatattttattaactgcaggcagagtaagaccctacaaccaacgcactgtagtggttatggtgcaaagtagctgttttgcacactggggcacagtcatgatccccaaaactgttcccacaaagttagaagcatagtgttgtccaaaatgtcttggtttatcaccttcagctcataaaacgttctactagataaatgggagaaaattcttacaaccacagatggaccgcactggacacggccacagagactactatgatgtattgaaggaaccatctaagactcctaacatgTCATACACACAGGatcatatccacacacttaaacacttgaataacatacacacgcatgcacacacttacgtacacacacacaatgggttaaacatgtgttacagggaatcataatcttccctttaagtacgacatgcctgctcatacccacatatgcactgctcttacgcatgcctgcccacaaaaacacacgtatacgctgcaattgcctgcacatacacaattgccagtactcacacttatgcactacccttatacacgcctgcccaaacatacataatctgctcacacacacatgcctccccataaatatacactgcccttgcacatacttacacagacatatacactataagacaaatacactccttatatacacacatatacactgcccatacagacgtacacgtatacaatgcccatacacacgtacacatatacactgcccatacacacgtacacatatacactgcccatacacacgtacacatatacactgcccatacacacatacacatatacactgcccatacacacatacacatatacactgcccatacacacatacacatatacactgcccatacagacgtacacatatacactgcctatgcagacatacacatatacactgcctatacacacgtacacatatacactgcccatacacacatacacatgtacactgcccatacacatatacacatatacactgcctatacacacgtacacatatacactgc encodes:
- the SCRN1 gene encoding secernin-1 isoform X1 codes for the protein MADSPPSVCFVVFPPLAKNNQILFGKNSARPRDEVQEILYVPASDHEPGSKVQCTYLEVDQVQRTHAVLLTKPVWMWGGEMGANEHGVCIGNVAVTTKQEASDSKLLLGMDLVRLGLERGKTAKESVDIIVSLLEEHGQGGNYFEGDGISQTFHSAFLIVDRVEAWVLETAGKFWAAERITDGVKCICDHFSIKTQIDLEHPELRSHAKNQGWWNEDKEFSFSDVFSEDSGRDCSRKKTIENQEAMMSVETMFSVLRDKSSGVCVDSGPFITTASAVSVIPQNGSSPCIHFVTGTPDPSRSVFKPFIFVEDVKPVNKAQSCCLGGEPCGHGHSQRSHELYKRHQCALSLIENDQAQGEKLLSIMQDLEKQGLEAMEDILKGSSPLDPAEIVDLFYDCVDTEIKFYK